A single Campylobacter concisus DNA region contains:
- a CDS encoding methionine ABC transporter substrate-binding protein: MKKLLLTSLVALGLSVSANAADKSKTIIVGATPIPHAEILEVVKPILAKDGYTLEIKEFNDYTTPNLATEDGDLDANFFQHLPYLDEFNKNKGTHLVKTVGVHLEPMGVYSKKIKDIKDLKDGSTVSIPNDPTNESRALDILANAGLIKLNDNPLKTPLDIVDNPKKLKFEEIETAQVPRTLDDVTIAVINTNYALNANLNPVKDALVLESKNSPYVNYVVVKSGNENSPKIKALDKAINSSEVKKFIEIKYNGAILPAF; encoded by the coding sequence ATGAAAAAACTACTTCTTACTTCTTTAGTTGCTCTTGGTCTTAGTGTAAGTGCAAATGCAGCTGATAAATCAAAAACAATAATCGTTGGTGCTACACCTATCCCACATGCTGAAATTTTAGAGGTTGTAAAGCCTATTTTGGCAAAAGATGGCTATACGCTTGAGATCAAAGAATTTAACGACTACACTACGCCAAACCTTGCAACAGAAGATGGCGATTTAGATGCAAATTTCTTTCAGCACCTTCCATATTTGGACGAATTTAATAAAAACAAAGGTACTCATCTTGTAAAAACAGTTGGCGTTCATCTTGAGCCAATGGGAGTTTATTCTAAAAAGATAAAAGACATCAAAGATCTAAAAGATGGTTCGACCGTATCTATCCCAAATGATCCGACAAATGAAAGCCGTGCTTTAGATATCCTTGCAAATGCTGGACTTATTAAGCTAAACGATAATCCACTAAAAACTCCGCTTGATATAGTTGATAACCCTAAAAAGCTTAAATTTGAAGAGATCGAGACTGCTCAAGTGCCAAGAACGCTTGATGACGTTACTATTGCAGTTATCAACACAAACTATGCTCTAAATGCTAATCTTAATCCGGTAAAAGACGCACTTGTGCTTGAAAGCAAAAATAGCCCATATGTAAACTATGTTGTAGTAAAGTCTGGCAACGAAAATAGCCCTAAAATAAAGGCTCTTGATAAGGCTATTAACTCATCAGAAGTTAAGAAATTTATCGAGATCAAATACAACGGCGCTATTCTTCCAGCGTTTTAA
- a CDS encoding methionine ABC transporter ATP-binding protein, translating into MIKIENLTKFYGGTQILYDVNLEVAKGEIFAIVGHSGAGKSTLLRCINGLESYQGGSLKVFDQEIKNLDEMQQRILRRDVGMIFQHFALMARKNVFENVATPLKFWGYKSDKTEKRVRELLNLVGLESKAKSYPSELSGGQKQRVAIARALALNPKILLSDEATSALDPNTTNQILELLEKINKELDISVVIVTHEMEVVKSIAKCAILLEGGKIIGSGSIEELFLKPDEKMKEFLGEVEILPSTGTNIRLFFPKEVAQNSVITHMARSLNIDFNIVWGKLEKLNDNVLGSLVINIDEKDKENVLNYIKQSGVLWEVA; encoded by the coding sequence GTGATAAAGATAGAAAATTTAACCAAATTTTATGGCGGTACGCAGATCCTTTATGATGTAAATCTAGAGGTTGCAAAGGGTGAAATTTTTGCTATTGTAGGACACAGCGGCGCTGGCAAATCAACACTTTTAAGGTGTATAAACGGGCTTGAAAGCTATCAAGGTGGTAGCTTAAAAGTCTTTGATCAAGAGATAAAAAATTTAGATGAGATGCAGCAAAGAATTTTAAGGCGAGATGTCGGAATGATATTTCAGCATTTTGCCCTGATGGCTAGGAAAAATGTCTTTGAAAACGTGGCTACTCCGCTTAAATTTTGGGGATATAAAAGTGACAAGACCGAAAAAAGAGTAAGAGAACTTTTAAATTTAGTCGGTCTTGAAAGCAAGGCAAAAAGCTATCCAAGCGAACTAAGCGGCGGCCAAAAACAGCGTGTCGCCATCGCTAGAGCACTTGCTTTAAATCCTAAAATTTTACTAAGCGACGAGGCGACTTCAGCTCTTGATCCAAACACGACAAATCAAATTTTAGAATTGCTTGAGAAGATAAACAAAGAGCTAGACATCAGCGTCGTCATCGTCACACACGAGATGGAGGTAGTAAAATCGATCGCAAAATGCGCGATTTTGCTTGAAGGCGGCAAGATAATAGGCTCTGGAAGTATTGAAGAACTATTTTTAAAGCCGGACGAGAAGATGAAAGAATTTTTAGGCGAAGTAGAAATTTTGCCGAGCACTGGCACAAATATCAGGCTATTTTTTCCAAAAGAAGTGGCTCAAAATAGCGTGATAACACACATGGCAAGAAGCCTAAATATCGACTTTAACATAGTCTGGGGCAAGCTTGAAAAGCTAAACGACAACGTCCTTGGCTCGCTTGTCATAAACATAGATGAAAAAGATAAAGAAAACGTGCTTAACTATATCAAGCAAAGTGGCGTTTTATGGGAGGTTGCTTGA
- a CDS encoding alpha-2-macroglobulin: MWQKVALLALLGMTNLYALSLNGTAQIKSPLSVEFGLEDKVDKNFVGMLSDKKLLLCQPALNGTVRFNSQSLLLFTKDMHAGLDYSCKLENGSTASFATKEFELTKIEKISDSKYILKFNDEVNIEAIKNIAVKDAKFKAIELSNNSFELNLDKNLSNPVFDFGEKFESKFGATLSGETVVNFADEISEESANINDNAKSLEIPEIYPVSLDNGILGFRIYLKNWLDDDINLKKFINIKGVKNFSISDVKYSDNYEENSELSEYYYYIDITSDDFKPQNSYEITIKPGFGDDRNVVREESSYEVVTGNFTPFANFINNEPYISSVGEIGIRSANLPELNVSIEKLSDQNFRYFLNFNDNNEELSNFSTKVASKSYKLDGALNEISLNKIKLDFAGAGDGVYKINLNYGKDKSVSKVVYLSDIAVNAKLGKDEIFVFANRLGENTMLPNANVKIYGKKNEEIAVGATNDIGVFKFNKKDIYKDISSVVVSLGKEQNFLILKEDEALNEAKFMSQNASESIDAYVHFASNIIRPNESLKGAIYLRDRDFNPLKNMPIKIKFFDPQGKSSAEISKNTNDVGMVNFEKEILSDLSGRFNMQVIYASKVISNVPFFVESFMPNRIKNEITLERDKFFANELVRANLASNYLFGGAASELDGSMQVSFFDDEYKNSEFKEYKFKNNTLKPSAYPSFENDLTLSKDGKSSQMIDLSFSTKNASSIITGVINFNVNDDGKNVSDTKSFTLYPYKDMVGIAASTTFAEPNEDVKIRTVVVDMSSQKAVKSNLKFEIKRVTWQYQRDANGYIKWFQTLEDVDNFYKDNGEFSYKFTQSGSYVIIATNLVSGASTSLDMDVSGYNYSTLAPTKELSKSQIKLNKNIYKKGDELSADISSAIKEGIALVTLEDGGVKAYKVVKIKNNSANVKFKLDFDFSGLYVSANIYRMTDGGLTPFRTYGKVYAKADKSSRILNLSLDAPNTAKSDENIKISLKTKPKAYVNLFITDVGVLDITSQKPADPLKFFDKILPDGVFDYDIYNMLTNYKVEGKTLSFGGDMAALAMEAKMAKHASPVDSKNIKTYANLVSLQADDNGEISYEFKTPNGFNSAIRVDVVANNETGMNAVNKEILVKDDVIIKPSALVYLLKGDELNANLRLINTTNEDKNLTIKVASSKNLSIKTKENANLKPLENKAFTFKISALEAGAGEYNITISDKNSSKTAQNLLDVVNPYTISTYAKSSVFDKESTISLPKGFHNVSIDASSSVSSVLLAASKNLVEYPYGCAEQRSSRLLALLNLRPKDELEKNDQKRFIASGMSELIKMQKPDGSFGYWSDLGSTNAFASIYATDVLLDLEEAGYELNKNVKQRALNSLLKYTNTDIEALYAIYVSSRANVADKSVLNKIYDHKAYNTTALNKYLMAAALKLNGLNDEAKVALKDIKKAQIADYSRDYSSFGSKMRDNAFILYLHAKYFEKNDYSDDLANFLITNLNELSSTQERAFTLRALNAYFGKDVGEKNNKFKLSYNGESKEFDGLLSVSFTAKDGNFTITPLGKNKLYATILSYAYVPLEIKHKIEPKELDIYRTFVDEKGKELGLDSLRVNDVVYSKIVINSKAMVKNGVINEIVSSCFEPINENLSGFSKSLKDSIELEYQSIKDDRVLSFYTLDSDKREAMLYTPYRVRLGGKCSLGAVTTENMYNERQNDYDLAQRSFTVK; this comes from the coding sequence ATGTGGCAAAAAGTAGCGCTTCTAGCACTTTTGGGAATGACAAATTTATATGCTTTGAGCCTAAATGGTACAGCACAGATAAAATCGCCCCTAAGCGTAGAGTTTGGACTAGAAGATAAAGTCGATAAAAATTTTGTTGGTATGCTAAGCGATAAAAAGCTACTTTTGTGCCAACCAGCATTAAATGGTACGGTTAGATTTAATAGTCAAAGCTTGCTACTTTTTACAAAAGATATGCATGCTGGTTTGGATTACAGCTGCAAGCTTGAAAATGGAAGCACTGCTAGTTTTGCCACGAAAGAATTTGAGCTAACAAAGATAGAAAAAATAAGCGATAGCAAATATATACTTAAATTTAATGATGAAGTAAATATTGAAGCTATCAAAAATATTGCCGTAAAAGATGCAAAATTTAAAGCGATTGAGCTTTCTAACAATAGCTTTGAGCTTAACCTTGATAAAAATTTAAGCAATCCAGTTTTTGATTTTGGTGAAAAATTTGAGAGCAAATTCGGTGCAACGCTTTCAGGTGAAACGGTAGTAAATTTTGCCGATGAGATAAGTGAAGAAAGCGCAAATATAAATGATAATGCAAAGAGTCTTGAGATACCAGAAATTTATCCAGTGAGCCTTGATAATGGCATCTTGGGCTTTAGAATTTATCTAAAAAATTGGCTTGATGACGATATTAACTTAAAAAAATTTATAAACATTAAAGGTGTAAAAAACTTTAGCATTAGTGACGTTAAATATAGTGACAACTATGAAGAAAACTCAGAGCTTAGCGAGTATTATTACTACATTGATATCACAAGTGACGATTTTAAGCCACAAAATAGTTATGAAATCACCATTAAGCCCGGTTTTGGTGATGATAGAAATGTAGTAAGAGAAGAAAGTAGCTATGAAGTAGTAACTGGCAATTTTACTCCATTTGCAAATTTTATAAATAATGAGCCATATATCTCAAGTGTTGGCGAAATCGGTATTAGAAGTGCAAATTTGCCTGAATTAAATGTAAGCATTGAAAAGCTAAGCGATCAAAATTTTAGATATTTCTTAAATTTTAATGACAATAACGAAGAGTTAAGCAACTTCAGCACAAAAGTGGCAAGCAAAAGCTATAAACTTGATGGCGCATTAAATGAAATTTCGCTAAATAAAATCAAACTCGACTTTGCCGGGGCTGGAGACGGAGTTTATAAGATAAACTTAAACTACGGCAAAGATAAGAGCGTCTCAAAAGTAGTCTATCTAAGTGATATCGCCGTAAATGCAAAGCTTGGCAAGGATGAAATTTTCGTATTTGCAAATCGTCTTGGCGAAAATACAATGCTGCCAAACGCAAATGTAAAAATTTATGGCAAGAAAAACGAAGAAATCGCAGTTGGTGCGACAAATGATATAGGCGTTTTTAAATTTAACAAAAAAGATATTTATAAAGATATCTCTTCGGTAGTTGTCTCTCTTGGAAAAGAGCAAAATTTTCTTATTTTAAAAGAAGACGAAGCGTTAAATGAAGCGAAATTTATGAGCCAAAATGCCAGTGAGAGTATCGATGCTTACGTTCATTTTGCTTCAAATATCATAAGACCAAATGAGAGTTTAAAGGGTGCAATCTATCTAAGAGATAGAGATTTTAATCCTTTAAAAAATATGCCTATAAAGATAAAATTTTTCGATCCACAAGGCAAAAGTAGTGCTGAAATTTCAAAAAATACAAATGACGTTGGCATGGTAAATTTTGAAAAAGAGATACTAAGCGATCTAAGTGGTAGATTTAATATGCAAGTAATTTATGCAAGCAAAGTGATCTCAAATGTGCCATTTTTTGTTGAGAGTTTTATGCCAAATAGGATAAAGAATGAGATAACGCTTGAGAGAGATAAATTTTTCGCAAATGAGCTTGTTAGAGCCAATCTAGCTAGTAACTATCTCTTTGGTGGCGCTGCTAGCGAGCTTGATGGCAGCATGCAGGTGAGCTTTTTTGATGATGAATATAAAAATAGCGAGTTTAAAGAGTATAAATTTAAAAACAATACGCTAAAACCAAGCGCTTATCCATCTTTTGAAAACGATCTCACTCTTTCAAAAGATGGCAAATCAAGCCAAATGATAGATCTTAGCTTTAGCACTAAAAATGCCTCTTCTATCATAACAGGCGTGATAAATTTCAATGTAAATGATGATGGCAAAAATGTAAGCGATACAAAAAGCTTTACTCTCTATCCTTACAAAGATATGGTTGGTATCGCAGCAAGCACGACATTTGCTGAGCCAAACGAAGATGTAAAAATAAGAACGGTTGTGGTAGATATGTCAAGTCAAAAGGCCGTAAAATCAAATTTAAAATTTGAAATAAAGCGTGTTACTTGGCAATACCAAAGAGATGCAAATGGCTATATAAAGTGGTTTCAAACTCTAGAAGATGTGGATAATTTTTATAAAGATAATGGCGAGTTTAGCTACAAATTTACACAAAGTGGCTCATATGTGATCATCGCTACAAATCTAGTAAGTGGAGCAAGTACAAGCCTTGATATGGACGTAAGTGGCTACAACTACTCGACTCTAGCACCTACAAAAGAGCTTAGCAAATCTCAAATCAAACTAAATAAAAATATCTACAAAAAAGGCGATGAACTAAGTGCTGATATAAGCTCAGCTATAAAAGAAGGCATCGCCCTTGTTACACTTGAAGATGGTGGCGTGAAAGCTTACAAAGTTGTTAAGATAAAAAATAACTCAGCAAATGTGAAATTTAAACTTGACTTTGATTTTAGCGGACTTTACGTGAGTGCAAATATCTACCGCATGACAGATGGTGGATTAACTCCATTTAGGACTTACGGTAAGGTTTATGCTAAGGCCGATAAGTCATCAAGGATACTTAATCTAAGCCTTGATGCGCCAAATACAGCAAAAAGCGATGAAAATATAAAAATTTCACTAAAAACAAAGCCAAAAGCTTATGTAAATTTATTTATCACAGATGTTGGCGTGCTTGATATAACGTCACAAAAGCCAGCCGATCCACTTAAATTTTTTGACAAAATTTTACCAGATGGTGTCTTTGACTATGACATTTATAATATGCTCACAAACTATAAAGTCGAGGGCAAGACATTAAGCTTTGGTGGCGATATGGCAGCACTTGCTATGGAGGCAAAGATGGCAAAACATGCTAGCCCGGTTGATAGCAAAAATATAAAAACATACGCAAATTTAGTAAGCCTTCAAGCTGACGATAATGGTGAAATTTCATACGAGTTTAAAACGCCAAATGGCTTTAACTCTGCCATTAGAGTAGATGTCGTGGCAAATAATGAAACTGGCATGAACGCTGTAAATAAAGAAATTTTAGTAAAAGATGATGTGATTATTAAGCCAAGCGCGTTAGTTTATCTGTTAAAAGGTGATGAGCTAAATGCAAACTTAAGGCTCATAAACACAACAAATGAGGATAAAAATTTAACCATAAAAGTGGCTAGCAGTAAAAATTTAAGCATTAAAACAAAAGAAAATGCGAATTTAAAGCCGCTTGAAAATAAAGCCTTTACATTTAAAATTTCAGCTCTTGAAGCTGGAGCTGGCGAATACAATATAACAATAAGCGATAAAAACAGCTCAAAAACGGCTCAAAATTTACTTGATGTAGTTAATCCTTATACGATTAGCACCTATGCAAAAAGTAGCGTCTTTGACAAAGAGAGCACGATCTCGCTTCCAAAAGGCTTTCACAATGTTAGTATAGATGCGTCAAGCTCGGTCTCAAGCGTGCTATTAGCAGCTTCTAAAAATTTAGTCGAGTACCCTTACGGATGTGCGGAGCAAAGGAGCTCAAGACTGCTTGCGCTTTTAAATTTAAGGCCAAAAGATGAGCTTGAAAAAAATGATCAAAAGAGATTTATTGCAAGCGGTATGAGTGAGCTAATTAAGATGCAAAAACCAGATGGTAGCTTTGGCTACTGGAGCGATCTAGGTAGTACAAATGCATTTGCTTCGATCTATGCAACTGATGTGCTGCTTGATCTTGAAGAGGCTGGATATGAGCTAAATAAAAATGTAAAGCAAAGAGCATTAAATTCGCTCTTAAAATATACAAACACAGACATTGAAGCCCTATATGCTATTTATGTAAGCTCCCGCGCAAATGTTGCTGATAAATCGGTGCTAAATAAAATTTATGACCACAAAGCTTACAATACGACTGCACTTAATAAATATCTAATGGCAGCAGCTTTGAAACTAAATGGCTTAAATGACGAAGCAAAGGTGGCGCTAAAAGATATTAAAAAAGCTCAGATAGCTGATTACAGCAGGGATTATTCTAGCTTTGGCTCAAAGATGAGAGACAATGCATTTATCTTGTATCTGCACGCAAAATATTTTGAGAAAAACGACTACTCAGATGATCTTGCAAATTTCTTGATAACAAATTTAAATGAGCTAAGCTCAACGCAGGAGCGCGCTTTTACTCTTAGAGCGCTAAATGCCTACTTTGGCAAAGATGTTGGCGAGAAAAATAATAAATTTAAGCTTAGCTATAATGGCGAAAGCAAAGAATTTGATGGCCTTTTAAGTGTATCATTTACAGCAAAAGATGGAAATTTTACCATCACGCCACTTGGTAAAAACAAGCTATATGCCACTATTTTAAGCTACGCTTATGTGCCACTTGAGATCAAGCACAAAATAGAGCCAAAAGAGCTTGATATTTATAGAACGTTTGTCGATGAAAAAGGAAAAGAGCTAGGTCTTGACAGCCTAAGAGTAAATGATGTTGTCTATTCAAAAATAGTGATAAATTCTAAAGCTATGGTTAAAAATGGTGTAATAAACGAGATAGTAAGCAGCTGCTTTGAGCCAATAAATGAAAATTTAAGTGGCTTTAGTAAGAGCCTTAAAGATAGCATTGAGCTTGAATATCAAAGCATAAAAGATGATCGAGTCTTAAGTTTTTATACACTAGATAGTGACAAGAGAGAGGCTATGCTTTACACACCTTATCGTGTAAGACTTGGTGGCAAATGCTCGCTTGGTGCGGTCACAACTGAAAATATGTATAACGAAAGACAAAACGATTACGACCTAGCTCAGCGAAGCTTTACTGTCAAATAA
- a CDS encoding methionine ABC transporter permease, with amino-acid sequence MFGIDFSKFPDVFSRILLPAIGETLYMSIVSTLLAFIIGLIPAVLLILSDKDGLKPNKQLYFVLDIVINVLRSFPFIILIIVLFPVTKMIVGTSIGTTAAIVPLTIGAAPFVARLIENALKEVDKGIIEAAQSFGSSKFQIIFRVMFVEALPGIISAFTLTLIVNIGFSAMAGAVGGGGLGSVAINYGYQRFRPDIMLYTVVILIIMVQIFQVLGNYLYKISKK; translated from the coding sequence ATGTTTGGTATTGATTTTTCTAAATTTCCAGATGTATTTTCTAGGATACTGCTGCCAGCTATCGGCGAGACGCTATATATGAGCATAGTCTCCACCCTGCTCGCCTTTATAATAGGTCTCATACCTGCGGTTTTGCTCATACTTTCAGACAAAGACGGGCTAAAGCCAAACAAGCAGCTTTATTTTGTACTTGATATCGTTATAAACGTGCTTAGAAGCTTTCCATTTATTATCCTTATTATTGTGCTATTTCCGGTCACAAAAATGATCGTAGGCACAAGCATCGGTACTACGGCTGCGATCGTTCCGCTAACTATTGGAGCGGCTCCGTTTGTAGCAAGGCTCATTGAAAATGCTCTAAAAGAGGTTGATAAAGGCATCATCGAGGCTGCTCAAAGCTTTGGTAGCTCGAAATTTCAGATCATCTTTCGCGTTATGTTTGTAGAGGCGCTTCCTGGTATCATCTCGGCATTTACGCTAACACTTATCGTAAATATCGGCTTTTCAGCTATGGCTGGAGCAGTTGGTGGTGGCGGACTAGGATCTGTCGCTATAAACTACGGATATCAAAGATTTCGCCCAGATATCATGCTCTACACCGTGGTTATTCTTATCATTATGGTTCAAATTTTTCAAGTTTTAGGTAACTACTTATATAAAATTTCTAAAAAATAG
- a CDS encoding glutamate racemase, with amino-acid sequence MKIGIFDSGLGGLSVLNEALNKLSEHEFLYYADVKNVPYGQKSRDEILKFSFDAVKFLIENGAKAVVVACNTATSVAIKELRANLNVPIIGMEPAVKKAHDLSHNDALKTLVIATPVTVNGVKLKELIANLHAKNKTELLALPRLVNFAENGEFDTENVKSYLKEELAKFDLNKFGFLVLGCTHFNYFKDSIREFLPSNISIIDGNEGTINRLISELRLTISNANLTSNVKFFYSGAEVYEQSELDKISRNLARLEKMREIY; translated from the coding sequence ATGAAAATAGGTATATTTGACTCAGGACTTGGCGGACTGAGCGTCTTAAATGAAGCTTTAAACAAGCTTAGCGAGCATGAATTTTTATATTATGCAGACGTAAAAAATGTCCCGTATGGACAAAAGAGTAGGGATGAGATATTAAAATTTAGCTTTGATGCGGTGAAATTTCTCATAGAAAATGGCGCAAAAGCTGTCGTAGTGGCTTGCAACACAGCAACTAGTGTAGCGATAAAAGAGCTTAGAGCAAATTTAAATGTACCCATAATCGGCATGGAGCCAGCTGTAAAAAAGGCTCATGACTTAAGCCATAATGATGCCTTAAAAACGCTTGTCATAGCCACTCCGGTCACCGTAAATGGTGTAAAACTAAAAGAGCTGATCGCAAATTTACACGCAAAAAATAAGACTGAGCTACTTGCTCTACCACGCCTTGTAAATTTTGCTGAAAATGGGGAATTTGACACCGAGAATGTGAAATCATATCTAAAAGAAGAGTTAGCTAAATTTGATCTAAATAAATTTGGTTTTTTAGTGCTTGGCTGCACGCACTTTAACTATTTTAAAGATAGCATAAGAGAATTTTTGCCGTCAAATATAAGCATAATTGATGGTAACGAAGGAACAATAAACCGCCTTATAAGCGAGCTTAGGCTTACGATTTCAAATGCAAATTTAACTTCAAATGTGAAATTTTTCTACTCTGGCGCCGAGGTGTACGAGCAAAGCGAACTAGATAAAATTTCAAGAAATTTAGCTAGATTAGAGAAGATGAGAGAGATTTACTAG
- a CDS encoding penicillin-binding protein 1C, with protein MKKFKFLKFLALFLALVVAIFLIFDQIYPLNLDALKKDEAKILLDKNGEIINMKLSSDGIWRFHEQSFPNSLKQCVVLFEDRYFYYHFGVNFASIFRAFFHNLRSDNRIGASTITMQVARMLEPNERSYKNKIREIFRAFQLELHFSKDEILNFYLNLAPYGGNIEGAKAASFFYFGKELNELSYAQAALLSTIPKNPNKNRLDRVSNINALKNRVIKMLYKANLIDLSAFKRAQAEPFKNVRAKAIVTAEDYANVAFKNQISKASLDLNLQKDMLKILKDTMFSLKAKNANNAAAVVIDNKKMSVVAFIGSHDEHARDGKNSALNMKRNTGSTLKPFIYSLALDSGLITPNSQLIDTQIYIKEYAPKNFSNDFLGIVSTKDALNFSLNIPVINLNLKLKDNSLYELLEKVNLVDENKEYYGASITLGSAEMSLLDLAHLYTIYANDGIYRPLEFAGKNYKNEEKNVTLISPQSAYLTAKMLSEASRSYLKNAWQYAQNTPKIAFKTGTSASSRDLYAIGVDENYTIAIWIGNFNASKTDKLTGLNDVSKSLFDMFKIIAQKEKLKFMSEPDGIEKLPTCLDAFNYEKCKKMAFDDRINGVDLKDKCESLRGEELDFLVKNELLDKDEIQKSPCAEIFKDKKPVFAYPYDGEEIVTDENITQVMVKCYAFLGDEIYLKIDDLNFSKIENASEKKFDLTLGEHSIKCLDQNSNQSEITIKIRR; from the coding sequence ATGAAAAAGTTTAAATTTCTAAAATTCCTTGCCCTATTTTTGGCTTTAGTGGTCGCTATTTTTTTGATATTTGATCAAATTTATCCACTAAATTTAGACGCACTTAAAAAAGATGAAGCCAAAATTTTGCTTGATAAAAATGGCGAGATCATAAATATGAAGCTTAGTAGCGATGGAATTTGGAGATTTCACGAGCAAAGCTTCCCAAACTCGCTAAAACAATGCGTCGTACTTTTTGAAGATAGATACTTTTACTACCATTTTGGCGTAAATTTTGCCTCCATTTTTAGAGCATTTTTTCACAACCTAAGAAGCGACAACCGCATAGGTGCTAGCACTATCACGATGCAAGTGGCAAGGATGCTTGAACCAAATGAGAGGAGCTATAAAAATAAGATAAGAGAAATTTTTAGAGCATTTCAGCTCGAGCTTCACTTTAGCAAGGATGAAATTTTAAATTTTTATCTAAATTTAGCTCCATATGGTGGCAATATCGAAGGTGCAAAGGCGGCAAGTTTTTTTTATTTTGGCAAGGAGCTAAACGAGCTTAGCTACGCTCAGGCCGCACTTTTAAGCACGATACCAAAAAATCCAAATAAAAATAGACTAGACCGCGTTTCAAACATAAATGCTCTAAAAAACAGAGTCATAAAGATGCTTTACAAGGCAAATTTAATCGATCTTAGCGCCTTTAAAAGAGCGCAGGCTGAGCCATTTAAAAATGTAAGAGCAAAAGCTATCGTAACCGCGGAAGATTATGCAAATGTCGCTTTTAAAAACCAAATTTCAAAGGCGAGCTTGGATCTAAATTTACAAAAAGATATGCTTAAAATTTTAAAAGATACGATGTTTTCGCTAAAGGCTAAGAATGCAAACAATGCCGCTGCCGTGGTCATTGACAATAAAAAAATGAGCGTCGTTGCTTTTATCGGCTCACACGATGAGCACGCACGGGATGGCAAAAACTCAGCCCTAAATATGAAGCGAAACACCGGTAGCACGCTAAAGCCTTTTATCTACTCACTTGCGCTTGATAGCGGGCTTATAACGCCAAATTCGCAGTTAATTGACACGCAGATTTATATAAAAGAGTATGCTCCAAAGAATTTTAGTAATGATTTTTTAGGTATCGTAAGCACAAAAGATGCTCTAAATTTTAGCCTCAATATCCCAGTTATAAATTTAAACTTAAAACTAAAAGACAATTCGCTTTACGAACTACTTGAAAAGGTAAATTTAGTAGATGAAAATAAGGAGTATTATGGAGCTTCTATAACGCTTGGAAGTGCTGAAATGAGCCTGCTTGATCTTGCTCATCTTTATACTATTTATGCAAATGACGGCATTTATAGACCACTTGAGTTTGCTGGCAAAAACTACAAAAATGAAGAGAAAAATGTAACTCTAATCTCGCCTCAAAGTGCCTATTTAACCGCTAAAATGCTAAGCGAAGCCTCAAGGTCATATCTAAAAAATGCTTGGCAGTACGCCCAAAACACACCAAAGATCGCCTTTAAAACTGGCACAAGCGCAAGCTCGCGTGATCTTTACGCAATAGGCGTTGATGAAAATTACACAATTGCTATTTGGATTGGAAATTTTAATGCCAGTAAAACTGATAAACTAACAGGACTAAATGACGTATCAAAAAGCCTTTTTGATATGTTTAAGATAATCGCTCAAAAAGAGAAGTTAAAATTTATGAGTGAGCCAGATGGCATAGAGAAGCTGCCAACCTGCCTTGATGCTTTTAACTATGAAAAGTGTAAAAAAATGGCGTTTGATGATAGGATAAATGGTGTAGATTTAAAGGATAAGTGCGAAAGTTTAAGAGGCGAAGAGCTTGATTTTTTGGTTAAAAATGAGCTTTTGGATAAAGATGAGATACAAAAAAGTCCTTGCGCTGAAATTTTTAAAGATAAAAAGCCAGTTTTTGCCTATCCGTATGACGGTGAAGAGATAGTGACAGATGAAAATATTACACAAGTTATGGTAAAATGCTACGCGTTTTTAGGCGATGAAATTTACCTAAAAATAGATGATTTGAACTTTTCTAAGATAGAAAATGCAAGCGAAAAAAAGTTTGATCTAACTCTTGGCGAGCACAGCATAAAATGCCTTGATCAAAACTCAAATCAAAGTGAAATAACAATAAAAATAAGGAGATAA